One segment of Vibrio agarivorans DNA contains the following:
- a CDS encoding integron integrase — translation MQSPFLQHIVDFMYSRHYAKRTVEAYVYWTKQYILFHDKQHPRSLSDKHVEQFLSHLSINRNVSANTQAQALNALVFVYEHILHQPIKVDMRFRKATKQKKLPIVLTKREIRALLDHVKPAWLLPVQLMYGSGLRVNECVRLRYGDIDFDFYALRIHLSKGNKSRIVTLAKELCPALYQQREVVQRLWQTDSKQSDYAGASMPNALERKYPGANKTLSWQFLFPSHKLSIDPISKVQRRHHIDVTTIQRAIKAAAKRANITKPVTSHTLRHSFATHLLESGADIRTVQEQLGHTDVKTTQIYTHVLERGANGVVSPLSHL, via the coding sequence ATTCAATCTCCTTTTTTACAACACATCGTTGATTTCATGTACTCCAGACACTATGCCAAACGCACAGTCGAGGCTTACGTGTATTGGACAAAGCAATATATCCTGTTTCACGATAAGCAACATCCTCGCTCACTGAGTGATAAGCATGTAGAGCAGTTTCTATCTCATCTTTCAATCAATAGAAATGTATCAGCCAACACTCAAGCCCAAGCATTGAATGCTCTCGTTTTTGTCTATGAGCATATTCTTCATCAACCAATTAAAGTCGATATGAGATTCAGAAAAGCAACCAAGCAGAAAAAGTTGCCTATCGTATTAACGAAGCGAGAGATACGAGCACTTCTAGATCATGTGAAGCCAGCATGGTTGCTGCCAGTACAACTCATGTATGGTTCTGGATTAAGAGTCAATGAATGTGTCAGGCTAAGATATGGGGATATTGATTTCGACTTTTATGCGTTAAGGATTCATCTTTCAAAAGGTAACAAGAGCCGAATCGTGACTCTAGCAAAAGAGCTATGCCCCGCACTTTACCAGCAAAGAGAAGTGGTTCAGCGTCTATGGCAGACGGACTCAAAGCAATCCGACTATGCTGGTGCTTCAATGCCCAATGCACTTGAGAGAAAATATCCCGGTGCGAACAAAACGCTGAGCTGGCAGTTTCTATTTCCTTCTCATAAGTTGAGTATTGACCCGATATCAAAAGTGCAGCGCAGGCATCATATCGATGTCACGACAATTCAAAGAGCAATCAAAGCCGCGGCAAAACGTGCCAATATCACTAAACCCGTCACCTCTCATACCTTAAGACATTCATTCGCCACTCACTTACTCGAAAGCGGGGCCGATATTCGAACGGTTCAGGAGCAGCTCGGCCATACTGACGTCAAAACCACTCAAATTTACACGCATGTGCTAGAACGAGGAGCAAATGGTGTCGTCAGCCCTTTGAGTCACCTATAA